A single Anopheles funestus chromosome 2RL, idAnoFuneDA-416_04, whole genome shotgun sequence DNA region contains:
- the LOC125766574 gene encoding uncharacterized protein LOC125766574 isoform X6 has product MMRRDKQPFTYTPGGIDLSQIKSPRMAKRISRNANSEGVTGQPKVSPLAQNNGSNHNGNGTSNGSSVSPAATLGAAAMGMPFQVFPTGPPAPPPPPPPTGRVVPSNGGNRSVPPPPPPPGPGPALPTASSSEARKSPRPQSFEPPPMGMRPEIKIPPNPMASLRKAPRPQPKNDFWIEEYRREKQQDEPQIPRPVPPSYSYTNRDLDDEVAKNTFNRTDELTVRGDPLAQQKRSPSPSNLTKPLENGSRGSSSIKTPPVYGQSPVPANLPPPITPTKVSTPITQPSPTTKDSPPPVRPKPSPSPVSTYQSTNNTTQSVGSAGKDQTTGVKNTAQVGYGPVAPPPPPPPLPSSAQKDSQSSASSGVSPSVSSTSSTGPSSAPQSPAKPVSTQRPAAQALGSLYIPPIHEVFANSKQSLLTQASPPWMSSRHNSLKEQPEWVHKDEQDSATNSNGESTSSNSQQQSNEQQSPQSQLQEQYKPQTSVSQRAPSATRESVPSATKSVDSIVTAPAPVSARPSPSVPSQQLTQNNIRPAAADVSVPVQQQSTPASVQQQQQYAQQVQQAARSVGPPVSQTTVTMPVNRGYPQQAPVYAQAQPVYSTQPSAGTQKERIIPIQIEKSPVQAPVTAPNFAPPPYYSPSAQYGPAGANSSMQSPIPVGFATPHSGFTTPTAMFTNPNHFVNQGYNNISYPPTPTGQPQPHPLYQHHQHYPPPQTPPVLHHPMHPQPQQQQQQQQQQRMQQQHTPPQQQPNVTNVRIVPIKVEGAEHTVRGPLSNTPAIIQSGDRSYVIHDIPLEAKLRFLKNRLSDPRSSSNTQSWNGNSAPNQSRSFRVLQQITDTLDEAEAEMNAKDQSNGQSSVADQTDGTKQQQSFGRSGGAVNAAQQQDMAEGQLRRLQLSNEDKALMNRVKNQVDGEVYLHNEEDPRYRGAAIPSKAFRYLQNMTDSGQAANQSNNGSGNRAQQMFNRGNYSDSDGDTQQQSQQYVPPSEQKVEEPKKYTGGSIPSRSFKMLQAMTDAPADPNSSDSEGPSVKLPHGSGTDIRYSPYPYPPQPYFCCPNPNWHYYDPTTNPQYYPPHHPPPPHAPGYYYPPMPPPGHFDRGGGYYGGYMSPHHFYYAQEPCSPCTPPPYYQLSQPQTAYCETIPNEAIHTYVITTPPPRIVVTPTPDDSCSDSELQAIKEQLGELRNVPGEFAGVEPTDYGGPIPLTRSQSSLKRLSERLTNFNNGFSEPDSPKSSVRCSPCSPLNERYRTYEESTSSVPSSQSEASDSEDEDTSKPKAVSRTQLQTNGHAKDTDTVRVNGSRALAKEKTPEKKNNVEDDEEDEDEEDEDEEEEEGEAESEEEETVGYGANGEPPVDEHLPHQLSVIFEEESMYGQSTVASRRTSVCSNSSTLSDCSSTLANDLDDEKDVDGQPSGNRTDDDIDRIDETDMEKSLVSVRLPLKLSFSKSPNNEDIATLVVGESEITGSKEKLTGCNRSVQEPEDDSGDESDTEEEEESENESESSSEEETDTDGKNKASPQKTEENNVAEKLSNETDTDVTVTITIPSLSGKGKPNERDSLSRPEAVKHEAPVKAPFKIDYEEASEVSVSVSLPLKPKGSSSGDIVKQPDREETLNEKLSNEENGNGAAGEDEEEVDFWSQIGDEDDYQRPVRSYSRDMWSSREFSVDRQSVWSQDAEEDEEASTTGTTDFWSAENGPTEASDLWNFGKHSSPLPLVRNGKNEMVQDESKDSLEFWQKENERLVKDLYERRASEIGYQGMLTSGFVKDENNNKTCVPQDNTGGVKTELQNDRKTEDHSEEEAEDGSDSESDNDSEEYETSNTSKEDSEAEQDVGDVLSKQEDTLDSMKKLKDEQMPSVNGTADIKGAIMSQDDGSVVDKVEKDKKLSVKERISLFETQAVPSLEVTSNGRGTVTPTMGSRLRPLSRQRQFCEESEAEDDSGVTSDMSKHISEVETDSECFPEMRKMTRYQRAATHSRLFKLLQDESNNGDSEDEEASEDNSKEQEQNRSNMKQHDAGTREENTTNPKMVINPIVNGASRKTPEEPGSMVGNVTEGRRDRLTLPISHQSSSGNDSLSSSTSSASPVSGTLQNEKLAEELVQSLLMKKKGRLFRNLPLEKLHAAALKILQEDLESNGTISSTEDNMATVDSTPALTPQEFKSEYPTSYSDYYDTWCSDAVVQPNGCYSDTGSDCGMVKMFRTVPEHQLALAKKDSRVNAGNGHWSPRCPRVFSNKNIPRLMGVRESDVVEPPSRGSRPPSRASNSRSPFTVITPAVGMFNASSPMDDCPNRANTANRQFKLQ; this is encoded by the exons ATGATGCGGCGGGATAAACAACCATTCACCTACACACCGGGCGGTATCGATCTGTCCCAGATCAAATCGCCCCGTATGGCGAAGCGAATATCCAGAAACGCCAACTCGGAAGGTGTCACCGGTCAGCCCAAAGTGTCTCCATTGGCACAG AACAATGGTTCCAATCACAACGGCAACGGCACCAGCAACGGAAGTTCCGTGTCACCGGCGGCTACGCTCGGTGCAGCAGCAATGGGTATGCCCTTTCAGGTATTTCCTACAGGACCTCCAgcaccaccgccgccaccaccaccgacggGGCGTGTAGTTCCGTCGAACGGTGGCAACAGATCCGTCCCACCGCCGCCACCTCCACCCGGTCCGGGTCCTGCACTACCCACGGCCAGTAGCTCGGAAGCTCGAAAATCCCCAAGACCACAGAGTTTCGAGCCACCGCCGATGGGTATGCGGCCCGAAATTAAGATACCACCGAATCCGATGGCGAGTCTGCGCAAAGCACCGAGACCACAGCCCAAGAACGACTTCTGGATAGAGGAGTACCGGCGGGAGAAGCAGCAGGACGAGCCTCAGATTCCTCGACCCGTACCACCCAGCTACAGCTACACGAACAGAGATCTAGACGACGAAG TTGCTAAGAACACATTCAATCGCACAGACGAGCTCACTGTCCGTGGTGACCCATTGGCACAGCAGAAACGATCACCAAGCCCATCCAATCTAACTAAACCGCTCGAGAACGGTTCTCGCGGGTCATCGTCGATCAAAACCCCACCCGTCTACGGACAGAGTCCGGTGCCGGCAAACCTTCCACCACCGATCACGCCGACCAAAGTGTCGACTCCTATCACGCAACCTTCGCCAACTACCAAAGATTCCCCGCCACCCGTGCGCCCCAAACCATCACCCTCGCCTGTGTCCACGTACCAGTCCACTAACAACACTACACAGTCCGTTGGCAGTGCTGGCAAGGATCAGACCACGGGCGTGAAGAACACGGCCCAGGTCGGGTATGGTCCAGTTGCTccgccaccacctccaccaccgctaCCATCATCGGCACAGAAAGACTCACAGTCGTCCGCCTCGTCCGGTGTGTCTCCATCCGTTTCATCCACCTCATCCACAGGCCCATCATCTGCTCCACAATCACCAGCCAAACCGGTCAGCACACAGAGACCCGCTGCTCAGGCCCTTGGTTCACTCTATATACCGCCAATACACGAGGTGTTTGCCAATAGTAAGCAAAGTCTCTTAACTCAAGCGAGTCCACCATGGATGTCATCGCGGCACAATAGCCTGAAGGAGCAGCCCGAATGGGTGCACAAGGACGAGCAAGATTCGGCCACGAACAGTAACGGTGAAAGTACCAGCAGCAACTCTCAGCAACAGTCAAACGAACAACAGTCACCGCAGTCACAGCTGCAAGAGCAGTACAAACCACAAACATCTGTGTCGCAGAGGGCGCCAAGCGCCACCAGGGAGAGTGTACCATCCGCTACTAAATCCGTTGATTCTATCGTCACAGCACCGGCACCGGTGTCGGCTAGACCGTCTCCGTCCGTGCCGTCGCAACAGCTCACACAGAACAACATCAGACCAGCTGCGGCCGATGTGTCCGTCCCGGTACAGCAACAGTCTACACCGGCGTCggtacagcaacagcaacagtacgCCCAGCAGGTTCAGCAAGCGGCCCGGTCGGTAGGGCCACCAGTGTCGCAAACCACGGTTACGATGCCCGTAAACCGTGGCTATCCGCAACAAGCTCCAGTGTATGCACAGGCGCAACCTGTGTACTCTACTCAGCCATCGGCAGGAACACAGAAG GAACGTATCATACCGATACAGATTGAAAAGTCTCCGGTACAAGCACCAGTAACGGCCCCGAATTTTGCACCACCGCCATACTACAGCCCTAGCGCACAGTACGGTCCGGCCGGTGCCAACAGCAGTATGCAGTCACCGATCCCGGTTGGATTTGCGACACCGCACAGTG GATTCACCACACCAACGGCCATGTTTACCAATCCGAACCATTTCGTGAACCAAGGCTACAACAACATCAGCTATCCACCGACACCGACCGGGCAGCCGCAACCGCATCCGCTCTACCAACACCATCAGCACTATCCGCCACCACAAACGCCACCAGTTCTTCATCATCCGATGCATCCGCaaccccagcagcagcagcagcagcagcagcagcaacgcatgcaacagcagcacacgCCGCCACAGCAACAACCGAATGTGACGAACGTGCGCATCGTACCGATCAAGGTGGAGGGTGCCGAACATACCGTCCGTGGACCACTGTCCAACACGCCGGCCATCATTCAAAG TGGTGATCGTAGCTACGTCATTCACGATATCCCGCTAGAAGCTAAGCTTCGCTTTCTTAAAAATAGACTCAG CGATCctcgaagcagcagcaacactcAATCATGGAATGGTAACAGTGCACCGAACCAGTCACGTTCGTTCCGAGTGCTGCAGCAAATAACGGACACGCTGGACGAAGCGGAGGCCGAAATGAACGCAAAGGATCAATCCAATGGTCAGTCTAGCGTAGCCGACCAAACCGACGGCACCAAACAGCAGCAATCTTTCGGACGTTCTGGTGGTGCGGTTAATGCGGCTCAACAGCAGGACATGGCAGAAGGACAGCTGCGTCGATTACAGCTCAGCAACGAAGATAAGGCTCTGATGaatagagtaaaaaatcaag TCGACGGAGAAGTTTATCTCCATAACGAAGAAGATCCTCGCTATCGCGGTGCGGCCATACCGTCCAAAGCGTTCAGGTATCTGCAGAACATGACCGATAGCGGTCAGGCTGCGAACCAAAGCAACAACG GCTCTGGTAATCGTGCACAGCAGATGTTCAACCGTGGAAACTATAGCGATTCAG ATGGAGATACGCAGCAACAATCGCAGCAGTATGTGCCACCGAGCGAACAGAAGGTGGAAGAACCAAAGAAGTACACCGGTGGTTCCATCCCGAGCCGTTCGTTCAAGATGCTCCAGGCAATGACGGACGCACCAG CCGATCCAAATTCCTCCGACAGTGAGGGTCCTAGTGTAAAGCTGCCTCACGGCAGCGGCACAGACATTCGATATTCTCCCTATCCCTATCCACCGCAACCCTACTTTTGCTGTCCTAATCCCAATTGGCATTACTACGATCCCACCACTAACCCTCAGTACTATCCACCCCATCATCCGCCACCACCTCATGCACCCGGTTACTATTATCCGCCCATGCCACCGCCCGGTCACTTTGATCGGGGTGGCGGGTATTACGGTGGGTACATGTCTCCGCATCACTTTTACTACGCACAAGAACCGTGCTCTCCGTGCACACCGCCTCCGTACTATCAGCTAAGCCAGCCGCAGACGGCTTACTGCGAGACAATCCCGAACGAGGCAATTCACACGTACGTGATCACAACGCCTCCTCCGCGCATCGTCGTTACACCGACACCGGACGATTCTTGCTCCGATAGTGAGCTGCAAGCGATCAAAGAACAGCTCGGCGAGCTGCGCAATGTGCCCGGCGAGTTTGCCGGGGTAGAACCGACCGACTACGGTGGTCCCATCCCTTTGACGCGTTCGCAATCTAGTCTGAAGCGGTTGTCCGAGCGCTTGACTAATTTTAACAACGGGTTCAGTGAGCCAGATAGCCCCAAGTCCTCTGTGCGCTGCTCACCATGCAGTCCACTGAACGAGCGGTATCGTACGTACGAGGAAAGTACATCTTCGGTACCTTCGTCTCAGTCTGAGGCTTCAGACTCGGAAGACGAAGATACATCCAAGCCCAAGGCAGTGAGCAGAACTCAATTGCAAACCAATGGCCATGCGAAGGATACGGATACGGTCCGTGTGAATGGGTCTCGTGCTTTAGCCAAAGAGAAAACTCCCGAAAAGAAGAACAATGTTGAGGATGATGAGGAAGATGAGGAcgaagaagatgaagatgaagaagaggaagagggTGAAGCAGAAAGTGAAGAGGAAGAAACAGTGGGATACGGTGCAAACGGTGAGCCACCGGTTGACGAACATTTGCCACACCAACTGAGCGTGATCTTCGAGGAGGAAAGTATGTACGGACAGTCAACCGTGGCTAGCAGACGTACCAGCGTGTGCAGCAACAGTTCTACGCTGAGTGACTGCTCTTCTACGCTGGCCAACGATTTAGACGATGAGAAGGATGTTGATGGTCAACCGAGCGGCAACCGTACCGACGATGATATCGATCGTATAGACGAGACGGATATGGAAAAGTCGCTGGTTTCGGTACGTCTACCGCTGAAGCTATCGTTTAGTAAATCGCCCAACAATGAGGATATAGCAACGCTGGTCGTTGGAGAAAGTGAAATTACCGGATCGAAAGAGAAGCTCACTGGTTGTAATCGATCTGTACAAGAGCCCGAAGACGACAGTGGTGACGAGAGTGACAcagaggaggaggaagagtcCGAGAATGAAAGTGAGTCGAGTTCAGAGGAAGAAACTGATACCGATGGAAAGAATAAGGCGAGCCCTCAGAAGACGGAAGAGAACAATGTAGCTGAAAAGCTGTCCAATGAGACGGATACCGATGTTACGGTGACCATCACTATTCCATCGCTTTCGGGTAAGGGTAAGCCGAATGAACGCGATAGTTTGAGTCGTCCAGAAGCAGTGAAGCATGAGGCACcggtaaaagctccctttaaAATCGACTACGAAGAAGCATCGGAAGTATCGGTGTCAGTGTCGTTACCGCTGAAGCCCAAGGGTAGTTCTTCTGGTGATATCGTCAAGCAGCCAGACCGGGAAGAGACATTGAACGAGAAGCTATcgaatgaagaaaatggaaatggtgcTGCTGGCGAAGACGAGGAAGAGGTTGACTTTTGGAGTCAAATTGGTGATGAAGATGACTATCAACGACCGGTGCGATCCTACTCAAGGGACATGTGGAGTAGTCGAGAGTTTAGCGTTGATCGTCAGAGTGTTTGGAGTCAGGACGcagaagaagatgaagaagcgAGCACTACTGGTACGACCGATTTCTGGAGTGCCGAGAATGGTCCCACGGAGGCGTCCGATCTGTGGAACTTTGGTAAACATAGTTCGCCATTGCCATTGGTGCGTAATGGTAAGAACGAAATGGTACAAGATGAAAGTAAGGATTCGTTGGAATTCTGGCAGAAGGAGAACGAGCGACTGGTGAAGGATCTGTACGAACGTAGGGCCAGTGAAATAGGCTACCAGGGAATGTTAACGAGTGGGTTCGTAAAGGACGAAAATAATAACAAGACGTGCGTGCCGCAGGATAATACAGGTGGTGTGAAGACGGAGTTGCAGAACGATCGTAAGACTGAAGATCACAGTGAGGAAGAAGCTGAAGATGGGTCGGATTCCGAGAGTGACAATGATAGTGAAGAGTATGAAACGTCGAACACATCGAAGGAGGACTCGGAAGCGGAACAGGACGTTGGTGATGTATTATCAAAGCAGGAAGACACTCTGGATTCTATGAAAAAGTTGAAAGATGAGCAGATGCCGTCTGTGAACGGTACTGCCGATATCAAAGGTGCCATCATGTCGCAAGACGATGGCAGTGTTGTAGACAAGgtggaaaaggataaaaagttATCCGTGAAGGAACGGATATCGTTGTTTGAGACGCAGGCTGTACCTTCGCTGGAGGTGACATCGAATGGTCGCGGCACAGTCACCCCTACGATGGGTAGCCGCTTACGACCGCTCTCGAGACAGAGGCAGTTTTGCGAAGAGTCCGAGGCGGAGGACGATTCCGGCGTGACGTCGGATATGAGCAAACACATCTCAGAGGTGGAGACGGACTCCGAGTGCTTCCCGGAGATGCGCAAGATGACACGGTATCAACGTGCGGCCACACATTCCAGGTTATTTAAGCTTTTGCAGGACGAAAGTAACAACGGTGATAGCGAGGACGAGGAAGCTAGTGAAGATAATAGTAAGGAGCAGGAGCAGAACAGAAGCAACATGAAGCAACATGATGCAGGAACGCGGGAGGAAAACACGACCAATCCGAAGATGGTCATCAACCCGATCGTAAACGGTGCCAGTCGCAAGACACCAGAAGAGCCCGGCAGCATGGTGGGCAACGTGACGGAAGGAAGACGCGATCGATTAACGCTCCCGATCAGTCATCAATCGTCGTCGGGCAACGATAGTCTGTCCTCGTCTACCTCCTCAGCGTCTCCTGTATCAGGAACACTGCAGAATGAAAAACTTGCCGAAGAGCTAGTACAAAGTTTGTTGATGAAGAAGAAGGGTCGTTTGTTCCGGAATTTGCCGCTGGAAAAACTGCACGCCGCTGCCCTGAAGATTCTGCAGGAAGATCTCGAATCGAATGGTACGATCAGCTCGACGGAGGACAATATGGCGACGGTGGATTCGACACCGGCCTTAACACCGCAAGAATTTAAAAGCGAGTATCCGACCTCATACTCCGATTACTATGACACGTGGTGTAGTGATGCGGTGGTGCAGCCTAACGGTTGTTACTCGGATACCGGGTCAGACTGTGGGATGGTGAAGATGTTCCGCACCGTACCGGAACATCAGCTTGCACTCGCCAAGAAAGATTCGCGCGTAAATGCCGGCAATGGTCATTGGTCACCGAGGTGTCCACGGGTATTTAGTAACAAGAATATTCCGCGGCTGATGGGTGTACGGGAGTCAGACGTAGTGGAACCACCATCGCGCGGCTCACGACCACCATCCCGAGCGTCGAATAGCCGATCGCCGTTCACGGTCATCACACCGGCTGTCGGCATGTTTAACGCCAGCAGTCCGATGGATGATTGTCCGAACCGTGCCAACACTGCCAACCGACAGTTTAAGCTGCAGTAG